In the Arachis ipaensis cultivar K30076 chromosome B10, Araip1.1, whole genome shotgun sequence genome, one interval contains:
- the LOC107623413 gene encoding protein SPIRAL1-like 1: MGRGVSAGGGQSSLGYLFGTNEPANNAPAPAAANAPAVNNAPAAPAAPAASRERQPADGGHTENATVTSPIDKQIPAGIPGNLKNNYHRADGQNCGNFLTDRPSTKVHAAPGGGSSLNYLFGGPPPENK, from the exons ATGGGTCGTGGTGTCAGTGCCGGTGGAGGTCAGAGTTCTTTGGGCTATCTCTTTGGCACTAATGAACCTGCCAACAATGCCCCAGCTCCAGCTGCAGCCAATGCCCCGGCTGTAAACAATGCCCCAGCTGCACCAGCTGCACCAGCTGCAAGCCGTGAACGTCAGCCTGCAGATGGTGGTCATACCGAAAATGCTACTGTTACATCACCGATTGATAAGCAAATTCCAGCTGGAATTCCTGGGAATCTCAAAAACAATTACCATCGTGCTGATGGACAAAACTGTGGCAACTTCCTCACG GATCGACCATCTACCAAGGTTCATGCGGCTCCAGGTGGAGGGTCTTCCTTGAATTACCTCTTTGGTGGTCCTCCTCCTGAGAACAAGTAA
- the LOC107621369 gene encoding uncharacterized protein LOC107621369 — protein sequence MEKESSVCEVMDPLANYWGLSLFPQIVSSSSSAVTTSSSSKPYDPNYDLDSIHNHLRSTVGIYSLGVVNFPIIVSVSDLLRIRVVICENPGLFDSEISSGPACHEENDNPACHEENDVVAEEVLEFPRKRRPALGLKRARFSLKPTKIQSVESLIPRQDLDKLKDPVEFFLAHERLENAKREIQKLTGVSLESNPSDTSTKPRQRRPGLSGNNERRVKYKHRYPKETFDNNNYGPPSQEASESVCLDSVGESADEGGACITPLENEVIDSPAIEENKTNDVLDRLLQCNSEDLEGDGAMTLLQETLQIKPIALEKLVVPEFPNNSQILDMKSLHGNSSKPRKRKPLSNLDNLLTGFNNRTPIRQDIGCLLQQSGSPTPPRSPFALLPLLQQHISRAEPSVDPFAADRSDPLSNRTNSPVPLIHQEPNLIASGKPSNVHSANIIDDGVAISKANSAGDTVRNGSSSSGESKEDRSGMVPTKLKKSLFEEIIATNETHSVEETIRDCAITPQKSVEDNSRQPQPDANIESKGPHFGMDVDIGDSEMHSVEDTIRDCASTPKKSLEDNPKQPEFDANIVSNGPHVDMDVDIGDSGMNVLVHSANIIDDGVAISKANSAGDTVRNGSSSSGESKEDRSGMVPTKLNKPLLEEIIATIETHSVEETIGDCAITPQKSVEDNSRQPQPDANIESKGPHFGMDVDIGDSEMHSVEDAIRDCASTPQKSLEDNPRQPEFDANAESNGPHVDMDVGIGDSGMNDRVGMPNIETSGPCEIEDDAENMQAHAAAVPSDDSNINLVNPPDQSDTTGFQANDCDKDSRRSDDGSEQCLQEKTDGNSLPDNRQRRDRCSRKQHIDRSLSRRQSLAAAGTSWEAGLRRSTRIRTRPLEYWKGERMVYGRVHNSLATVIGIKCISPGSDGKPTMKVKSYVSDEHKDLLELASLY from the exons ATGGAGAAAGAAAGTTCTGTGTGTGAAGTGATGGATCCTCTCGCCAACTATTGGGGTCTCTCCCTCTTTCCCCAAATagtatcatcttcttcttctgctgTCACTACTTCTTCCTCTTCGAAGCCCTACGATCCCAACTACGATCTGGACTCCATCCATAACCATCTCCGATCCACG GTCGGAATTTATTCACTAGGTGTTGTCAATTTTCCAATTATTGTGTCTGTGTCTGATCTTCT AAGAATTAGAGTGGTGATATGTGAAAATCCTGGACTGTTTGACTCTGAAATCTCGAGTGGTCCAGCATGTCATGAAGAAAATGATAATCCAGCATGTCATGAAGAAAATGATGTTGTTGCTGAAGAGGTTTTGGAGTTTCCTCGAAAACGGAGACCTGCTTTAGGCCTGAAGCGTGCTCGTTTCTCTTTAAAGCCAACTAAAAT TCAATCTGTTGAGAGTTTGATACCAAGGCAAGACCTTGATAAACTGAAAGATCCAGTGGAATTCTTCTTGGCCCATGAACGGCTAGAAA ATGCAAAAAGAGAGATACAAAAGCTGACGGGTGTGTCACTTGAGTCAAATCCGTCTGATACTAGCACTAAGCCGCGACAACGTCGACCAGGACTTTCAGGGAATAATGAGAG GCGGGTCAAATACAAGCATCGGTATCCAAAAGAAACTTTTGACAATAACAATTATGGTCCACCCTCTCAAGAGGCAAGTgaatctgtttgtcttgactctGTTGGTGAGAGCGCAGACGAAGGTGGAGCTTGTATTACTCCGCTGGAAAATGAAGTAATTG ATTCACCTGCTATTGAAGAGAACAAGACCAATGACGTACTGGATAGATTGCTTCAATGCAATTCTGAAGATCTAGAAGGGGATGGAGCAATGACTCTCTTACAGGAGACTTTACAGATCAAACCAATTGCTTTAGAGAAATTAGTTGTTCCTGAGTTCCCAAATAATAGCCAAATTCTTGATATGAAATCATTGCATGGGAACTCATCAAAGCCAAGGAAGAGGAAACCTTTGTCCAACCTCGATAATTTATTGACAGGATTTAATAATAGGACGCCTATTAGACAGGACATAGGATGCCTCTTGCAGCAATCAGGTTCACCTACCCCGCCAAGAAGTCCATTTGCTCTATTACCTTTGTTGCAGCAGCACATTTCACGCGCAGAGCCATCAGTGGATCCATTTGCAGCTGATAGAAGTGATCCTTTATCCAACAGAACAAATTCTCCAGTCCCTCTGATACACCAGGAGCCCAATCTTATTGCTTCTGGGAAGCCGTCAAATGTACACTCTGCAAACATAATTGATGATGGTGTTGCCATCAGTAAAGCAAATTCAGCAGGTGACACGGTCAGGAATGGCTCCAGTTCTTCTGGAGAATCCAAGGAAGATCGTTCTGGGATGGTACCCACTAAACTGAAAAAATCCTTATTTGAAGAAATAATTGCAACAAATGAGACACATTCAGTGGAAGAGACCATCAGAGATTGTGCTATTACACCCCAAAAGTCCGTGGAGGATAATTCAAGGCAACCTCAGCCTGATGCTAATATTGAGTCAAAAGGACCTCATTTTGGCATGGACGTGGATATTGGAGACAGTGAGATGCATTCAGTTGAAGACACCATTAGAGATTGTGCTAGTACACCCAAAAAGTCTCTGGAGGATAATCCAAAGCAGCCTGAGTTTGATGCTAATATTGTGTCAAATGGTCCTCATGTTGACATGGATGTGGATATTGGAGACAGTGGTATGAATGTGCTAGTACACTCTGCAAACATAATTGATGATGGTGTTGCTATTAGTAAGGCAAATTCAGCAGGTGACACAGTCAGGAATGGCTCCAGTTCTTCTGGAGAATCCAAGGAAGATCGTTCTGGGATGGTACCCACTAAACTGAATAAACCCTTACTTGAAGAAATAATTGCAACAATTGAGACACATTCAGTGGAAGAGACCATAGGAGATTGTGCTATTACACCCCAAAAGTCCGTGGAGGATAATTCAAGGCAACCTCAGCCTGATGCTAATATTGAGTCAAAAGGACCTCATTTTGGCATGGACGTGGATATTGGAGACAGTGAGATGCATTCAGTTGAAGACGCCATTAGAGATTGTGCTAGTACACCCCAAAAGTCTCTGGAGGATAACCCAAGGCAGCCTGAGTTTGATGCTAATGCTGAGTCAAATGGTCCTCATGTTGACATGGATGTGGGTATTGGAGACAGTGGTATGAATGACAGAGTAGGGATGCCAAATATTGAAACAAGTGGACCCTGTGAAATCGAGGATGAC GCAGAGAATATGCAGGCACATGCAGCTGCTGTGCCATCAGATGATTCTAATATTAACCTGGTGAATCCTCCAG ATCAGTCAGACACTACTGGGTTTCAAGCCAATGATTGTGATAAAGATTCCAGAAGATCAGATGATGGTTCAGAACAATGTTTACAG GAAAAGACAGATGGTAATTCTTTGCCTGATAATAGACAAAGGAGAGATAGGTGTTCGAGAAAACAACATATAGATAGAAGTCTTTCTCGGAGGCAGTCCCTTGCAG CTGCCGGTACATCATGGGAGGCTGGACTAAGGAGAAGCACCAGGATCAGGACAAGGCCTCTGGAATATTGGAAAGGGGAAAGAATGGTGTATGGTCGCGTACATAATA GTTTGGCCACTGTCATTGGGATTAAGTGCATTTCACCAGGAAGTGATGGGAAACCCACTATGAAGGTGAAATCTTATGTATCCGATGAACACAAAGATCTTTTGGAGCTGGCTTCTCTATATTGA